The Lolium rigidum isolate FL_2022 chromosome 1, APGP_CSIRO_Lrig_0.1, whole genome shotgun sequence region GCTAGAACAATAGGTTTGACTTCTGGGCACTAGGATCCAATTCTGACGCTAAAATGCTGCTATAGCACCAACATGGCACAATTGTTACCACAGGATCAAAAACAATGCCAGGAAGAACAGAGAGAGAGTCGAGAGTATTTCTTTTGTGTTGCGTTCAACTTGCAACTTTTCCATCTTTCTTCCTCTTATTCAGTTACAGAGAAAACGGCACCAACAGCCTGAGCAAAACACGCGCCACAATCCACCACAATTGTGCCATCCCACGATCAAACCGTGAAGCACGTGGACTACTTCTAACTTGCTGATCAGCTGACCGTTTTTGACATGCCATCCTATAGCTAGTCAAGCCGAAACAAGCACTAGGCCTAACTGAAGAATGTTGCTAACTGAAACTAAACTAGCTGTTGTCGACAATGGGCGAGCAACAGGAAACTGAATCCTAGAAAAGAACAGAGAACTGCACAAGGCAACAACAATCAATATGATATGCTGTTTAGCACTATGAATGTTACCTACCATTCATCCTATTTCTTGCAACTGGTAGAAAAGCTAGTCCTCTAAtggttttggggggggggggggcattatgAAGCTAATCCTGCCAAACAAACCAAGATAGCAGAACCACCGTCTGCTCTATTGTAGCCTCCTTCAAAGCACCAGTCAACATAACCTCTGTCAATGTTAGTTCATCAGCTGAGCTGATCTTACATGCTACCGGCAATGGAAAAAAATCTAGGTTGCCATATTTGGATCGGATCTATCAAGTACGAAATCCTACTAAACTTCAGCACCAAGCCAACTTCCTAAAACATGCTCCAGGATGCAAGATATAAAATGACTAAGCCAGCAAACGcaagagcatgaacccactagttATGGGTCAAGACATGTCCCAAGAAAAGTCCACCTGGCACATGGTAATGCCAAACTGACGCATAAGGTCGGTCATCCCTTTGTAGTGGCTCTGCCGCCACCAACAGACTTCTGTTCTCCACCGCCATGCTCCGTTCTAACGCCTGCCAGGCTGCCACCTCGttcaccttcttctccagctgcAATACAGACACCACACCACCACCCAATTCCAACATGAGAACAATGTGCTCTAAATCTTGGCAAACGAACACAAAATAACAACATGAAACCGCACAATAAGACAATAGTACTTTTGGAAACAATATTACCATAAACTGGAAAGACAGTATCTCAAAATTTTAGGAAATGTTTTCATTTTGGTGCACAAAGATAATTTTGGTGCACAAGGAGAAAGTGCGCTATTGGAACAAGGATGGCGAAGCACATCAACACCATAAGAAACATCCCAACTGCTGAAAATAAAGGGGGTATACGGTAGCAAGTTTACCATTCATATACTGGGTGCCGAGAACTGTGGTGGGAAGCCTCTATACAGGTGAGCATGCAACATTTTGTGCTTCGTCACATACATCCTCTCGAGTATCAATTCCTTGAGCCCTAGTGCAAAATATTCTATATCGGGACTCTCAGAAGAATTGTTTCCGAACCAAGGCCAGGCTAATGAAATCCCTCTCAGGAGTATGTACTCCTCATCTGAACCTATGATGCGCCAGTGATAGTCGGGCAAGGGATGGTCTACCGAGCTGCGTTGCCACTCCTCGGCGCCATCGCCTTTGTTTTGCAAATTCTTGTAGTACGAATCAAACGTGTCCCTACAAATATTTAACAACCCAATCCTGCCTTGTCCTGCCTCTAAGATGGCGAACCGTCTCTCATCGGTGCCGGGTGGGAGGTCAATAATGGAGAATTCCATCCCATTCGCATCAAGGATGAGCAACTTCTCCACCCATTCCAACAGCCAGCAGAAGCAGCCCTGCACGTAGTGGCGCCGTTCAAACAAGGCATCCAGCGCAAAGTCTTTGGACAGCTCGGTTGAGCCGTGGCTGCGCCATTTACCGGTGCGCGAAGAGAAGGCGAAGACAGCGACCTTGGTATCACACAGCACCTTGCCGATGACTCTGAACGGAGGTTCTTCCTTGCTCAGATCCTCGGCGCTGGCTGGACCGAGGAAGGGCTCGAAATCCAGCATGCCGCATTGCTCGACGGAGGCCGCTAGGTCGTCGGGGATGGGCGGGATGAGGACGTACCTGCGGGAAAGGGGGTCGCCGACCACGAGATCCACGAAAGTGGGGGAGGTGGCGTCCGCGAAGTTGCCGCGGCCGTGGGAGCTGGGGACGGCggagaagaggacgcggccgtcccGGGCGTCGCGGGGGCTCCAGCAGGCGGCGTCGGGGAGGAAGGAGAAGGTGAAGTCGGCGCCCTGCGCGAGGGCGCGGGCGGCCGGGGCGGAGGCGTGGGGAGGCTGGGCCGGGTAGAAGTCGTCGCGGAGGAAGCCGAGGACGGGGGGCTTGTGCAAGGCCCGGAAGCGGCGGCGGAAGGGGAGCGCCGTTGTGATGGCGCGGAACGACGCGCAGGCGGCGGAGGTGCGCGCGAGGTCCGTCGTGGTCGGGAGGCGGAGGAAGATGTCCTCCAGGAGGTCGCCGGGGAGGGACGCCTGCGGCGCCTCCGAGAGCGGAGAAGGGGGATCAGAGCTAGGGGGCAACGA contains the following coding sequences:
- the LOC124703533 gene encoding uncharacterized protein LOC124703533, with the protein product MASPLLTPTPTPPIAALPPPPPEADAPSLPPSSDPPSPLSEAPQASLPGDLLEDIFLRLPTTTDLARTSAACASFRAITTALPFRRRFRALHKPPVLGFLRDDFYPAQPPHASAPAARALAQGADFTFSFLPDAACWSPRDARDGRVLFSAVPSSHGRGNFADATSPTFVDLVVGDPLSRRYVLIPPIPDDLAASVEQCGMLDFEPFLGPASAEDLSKEEPPFRVIGKVLCDTKVAVFAFSSRTGKWRSHGSTELSKDFALDALFERRHYVQGCFCWLLEWVEKLLILDANGMEFSIIDLPPGTDERRFAILEAGQGRIGLLNICRDTFDSYYKNLQNKGDGAEEWQRSSVDHPLPDYHWRIIGSDEEYILLRGISLAWPWFGNNSSESPDIEYFALGLKELILERMYVTKHKMLHAHLYRGFPPQFSAPSI